CGCGGCCCTCCAGCCGCCCGCCAGGCGGGCGCTCCCAGGCATCGGTGATGAAGGCCTGGCCGTCGGCGCGGCCCACCTCGGCACAGATGCGCTCCTGCAGGCCCAGCAGCCAGTCGCGCACGGTCTCGGTGGACAAGGAGGTGGACAGGGGGGTGGACAGGTCGGTATCGCTCATCGGTCGCGTGCTCGGGTCGTCGAATCTGAGGAATGGGGAAAGGAATCGGTGAAACTGGAAAGGGGGCGTCGTCAGACCAACCGCACCGGCCCCGCCGCGGCCGGGTTGAAGCCCCGCACGCCTTCCAGGCAGGCGGCGATGCGCGTCAGGTCCTGTGCCTCGTCCCCGCTCAATGTCAGGAAGTCCGTCAGGCGCACCACGCGCCGGCCGTAGTCCAGCGAGGCCACGCCCAGTGGCACCTGCGCCCCCAGCGCCACCCGGTAGAAGCCGGAGCGCCAGCCCGGCACCGGCCGGCGCGTGCCCTCTGGTGCCAGCGCCAGCCAGAACCACTCGCCCTGCTGCCGGGCGGCCTGCATCTGCTGCACCGTGCTGCCCACCAGGCCGTGGGCGGCGCTGCGGTCCACCGCGATGCCACCGACCCATCGCATGAAGGGGCCCAGCAGCGGCGTGCGGAACAGGCTGTCCTTGGCCCAGAAACGCACCGGCAGGCCGAGCGCCCACTTGGCCAGCAGGCCGACAGGGAAATCCCAATTGGAGGTGTGCGGGTACACCGCGATCACCCCCTGGCGGCCCGGCAGGCCCGAGAACTCGATGCGCCAGCCAAACAGCCTGAGCAACTGGCCAGCCCAGGAGCGGCCCGGGAAGAACAGGGCCGCCGGATCCGTTGTCTTGTGCGCCATCGTGGTCGTCCGTCATGCAGCGCGGACAACGATACGGCGCGATGTGACCTGCGTCACGATGCAGTGCAGCAACCGTCGCCTGCCACAGACAGGCGCGGCCACCGCCCCAGGCTCAACGCTTGATCGCCCGGTGGCCGATGTCGCGGCGGTACTGCATGCCGTCGAACTGCACACCCTGGAGCACCTGGTAGGCGCGCTGCTGCGCCGTGCGCACCGAGTCGCCCAGCGCGGTGACACAGAGCACCCGCCCGCCCGAGGTGACGGTGTTGCCACCCGCGGGCACCGTGCCGGCGTGGAAGACCACGCAGTCGTCGCTGGCCGCCGGCAGGCCGCGGATGACGTCGCCCTTGCGCGGATCGAGCGGATAACCGGCCGCAGCCAGCACGACGCCGAGCGCGACGCGGCGGTCCCAGTCCAGCTCCACCTGGTCGAGCGTCCCGTCGGTGGCCTTGAGCAGCACCTCGAAGAGGTCGCTCTTGAGCCGCATCATGATGGGCTGCGTCTCCGGGTCGCCCATGCGGGTGTTGAACTCCAGCGTGCGGACCTGGCCCTTGGGGTCGATCATCAGTCCGGCATAGAGGAAGCCGGTGAACGGGATGCCGTCGCGCGCCATGCCCTCGACCGTCGGGCGGATGATGTCCTGCATCACCTTGGCATGCACGTTGGGCGTGACCACCGGCGCGGGCGAGTAGGCGCCCATGCCACCGGTGTTCGGGCCGGTGTCGCCATCGCCCAGGCGCTTGTGGTCCTGGCTGGTGGCCAGCGCGAGGATGTGGCGCCCGTCCACCATGACGATGAAGCTGGCCTCCTCGCCCTGCAGGAACTCCTCGATCACCACCCGCGGCACCGCCTGCCCATCCGCGCCGGCGTTGTGCTGCACGCCCAGCCGGTTGTCGCCGTCGCTGGCCAGCATCCAGTCCACCGCCTGGTGGGCCTCGTCCAACGACATCGCCACGACCACGCCCTTGCCTGCCGCCAGGCCATCGGCCTTGATGACGATCGGGGCGCCCATGCGGTCGACGTAGGCGTGCGCGGCCGCGACGTCCGTGAAGGTCTCGTAGGCAGCGGTCGGGATCCGGTGCCGCTGCATGAAATCCTTGGCGAAGGCCTTGGAGCTCTCCAGCTGCGCGGCGGCACGGGTGGGGCCAAAGATGCGCAGGCCGCGGTCGCGGAACACGTCCACCACGCCCGCTGACAAGGGTGCCTCGGGGCCGACCACCGTCAGGCCGATCTTCTCGGCCAGCGCGAACTCCGCCAGCGCCACGGGATCGGTGATCGCCACATTGACCATGCGAGCGTCCAGCGCCGTGCCGCCGTTGCCCGGCGCGACGTAGAGCTTCGTCACGCGGGGAGATTGGGCCAGCTTCCACGCCAGGGCATGTTCGCGGCCCCCTGAGCCGATCACCAGAACTCTCATGTATCCAACCAAGTCGTTTGTTTCATGTCACGCCGGGCTACTGGCGCCCTTCCTCGCGGACAGGCACCTGCGCCTCACACACCGGCTCTTTTCGATCCTACCCGCTCGCCATATTCCCGACAGTGTCTGGGCATCCCCCGGCAAGGGGCGTCATTCGTCGCCAATACACCACAGACACGTTGCCATGCCCAGGGTGGCTGAACCGCAGGACCGGGCCCCGAACACCGTACGACCGGTGCGCGATCACTGCCCAGTGGTCACTGTTCGATCACGGCGTTGTGGAAAACGGCCTGCACGTCGTCGAGGTCCTCCAGCACATCCAGCAACTTCTGCATGCGGGCGGCATCGTCACCGGCCAGGTCGATCGGGTTCTCGGCACGCATCGTCACCTCAGCCAGATCCGCCTTCAGACCGGCGGCTTCCAAGGCGTCCTTGACCGCCTCAAAGTCCGCTGGCGCGGTCAGCACCTCGATGGCGCCGTCGTCGTCGGTCACCACATCCTCGGCGCCGGCCTCCAGAGCGACTTCCATCACCTTGTCTTCGGACGTACCGGGCGCGAACACGATCTGCCCGCAGTGCTTGAACTGGAAGGCCACCGAACCCTCGGTGCCCAGGTTGCCGCCGTACTTCGAGAAGGCGTGGCGCACCTCGGCCACCGTGCGCACGCGGTTGTCGGTCATCGTGTCGACGATGATCGCGGCGCCGCCGATGCCGTAGCCCTCGTAGCGGATTTCCTCGTAGTTGATGCCTTCGAGGTTGCCGCTGGCCTTGTCGACGTTGTACTTGATGCGGTCGGCGGGCATGTTGGCCGCCTTGGCCTTGTCGATGGCCAGACGCAGACGCGGGTTGGCGCTGACGTCCGCGCCGCCCTGGCGCGCCGCGACCGTGATCTCACGGATGATGCGGGTCCACACCTTGCCGCGCTTCTCGTCCTGCCGGCCTTTGCGATGCTGGATGTTCGCCCATTTGGAATGTCCGGCCATGATGCTCTGCTGCTCCTGGAGGCTGACGGCCGCCAGCCCTGCAGGGCCGGCGCCCTGGATGGGGGCGGGTGGCAGGCCACAGGGCCGGCCACCGGGTTTCTTCGCTAGACTGCCATTCTACTTTTCGGGCTGGCACCCACCGAAGATGCCCGCTACCCCGCTCTCCCGGAGACCCCACGATGGCTGAACCGATCCTGCTTGCCCGCCACGGCGATGTCGAATGCCACCTGCTGCCCGCGCTGGCCAATCGGCACGGCCTGATCACCGGCGCCACCGGCACCGGCAAGACCTTCACGCTGCAAAAACTCGCCGAGAGCTTCTCGCGCCTGGGCATCCCGGTGTTCATGGCCGACGTCAAGGGTGACCTGACCGGCATCACCCAGAAGGGCAACCTGGGCCCCAAGCTGGCCAAGGCGCTGGCCGAACGCGGCCTGGAAGAGCCCGACTGGAGCGCCTGCCCCGCCACGCTCTGGGACGTCTTCGGCGAGCAGGGCCACCCGGTGCGCGCCACCGTGTCCGACATGGGCCCGCTGCTGCTGGCGCGCATGCTCAACCTGAATGAAACCCAGCAGGGCGTGCTCTCGCTGGTGTTCAAGATCGCCGACGACAACGGCCTGGCGCTGCTGGACCTGAAGGACCTGCGCGCGATGCTGCAGTACGCCGCCGACAACGCGAGCGAGTTCCAGACCGAGTACGGCAACATCAGCGCTGCCTCGGTGGGTGCGATCCAGCGCGGCCTGCTGCAGATCGAGGAACAGGGCGGCGACCGCTTCTTCGGCGAGCCGATGCTCGACATCACCGACTTCATGCAGACGGTCGACGGCCACGGCGTGATCAACATCCTCAGCGCCGACAAGCTGATGAACGCGCCGCGGCTGTACGCCACCTTCCTGCTGTGGATGCTCTCCGAGCTGTTCGAGTCGCTGCCCGAGGTGGGCGATCTGGACAAGCCCAAGCTGGTGTTCTTCTTCGACGAGGCCCACCTGCTGTTCAAGGACGCACCCGCGGCACTGACCGAGCGCATCGAACTGGTGGTGCGGCTGGTGCGCTCCAAGGGCGTGGGGGTCTACTTCGTCACCCAGAACCCGCTGGACATCCCCGACACCGTGCTGGGCCAGCTCGGCAACCGCGTGCAGCACGCGCTGCGCGCTTTCACGCCGCGTGACCAGAAGGCCGTCAAGGCGGCGGCCGAGACCATGCGCGCCAACCCGGGGCTGGCCATCGCCACGGTCATCACCGAGCTCGGCGTCGGCGAGGCCCTGGTCAGCCTGCTCGACGAGAAGGGCCGCCCCGGCGTGACCCAGCGCGTCTACGTGCTGCCGCCGGGCAGCCAGATCGGGCCGATCGACGCGGCCCAGCGCCGGGCGCTGATCGAGGGCTCGCTGGTGGCCGGCGTCTACGAGAAGACGGTCGACCGCGAATCGGCCTACGAGAAGCTCAAGGGCCGTGCCGTCCAGTCGGCCGACGTCGGCAACGACCTGCGTGAGCAGGCCAGCCAAGCCACGGTGAGCGGCGCCAGCGCGGCGGCCGAGGAGGCAGGCGGCGGCGGCATGGGCAGCGTCATCATGGGGGGGCTGTCGGACCTGCTGTTCGGCAGCACCGGCCCGCGCGGCGGGCGGCGCGACGGCGTGGCGCAGGTGGTGGTCAAGTCAGCGGTGCGCACCGTCGGCTCGGCCGTCGGGCGCGAGATCGTGCGCGGGGTGCTCGGCGGACTGCTGGGCGGCAGCCGGCGGCGCTGACGCGGTCTTTCCCGCCCACTTTCCCCTCGCCGTTCGCGCCGCCACCGCGGCGTTTCGCGCCCGCAGCCGGCGAAGCGTCGCAAGCCGGCTGACCGCGCGGCCCGGTGCGCCGAGGATGAGCTCCATCGCAACCGACTTGCCTTGGAGCTCAGATGACCGCCCTGCCCCGCCCCACATTCCAGGTCACCGCCCTCGCGGCCGCCTTGCTGATCGGCCTGGCTGCGCTGACCGGCCCGGCTTGCGCCGACGAAGCCGCCCAGCGCGCCGCCCTGGCCACCTTCAGCCAGGCCCGCGGCGGTGACGACAGCCGCATCGACGCCGCTGCCACCCAGCTGGCGGCCATCAGCCGGGCCGAACCCGGTCACCCGCTGTGGCTGGCCTACGCCGGCTCGGCCACCGCGTTGCAGGCGCGCACCACCTGGGCGCCCTGGAAGAAGATGGCCCACGCCGAAGACGGCCTGGCGCAGATCGACAAGGCGCTGGCCCTGCTCGGCGTGGCGCACGAGACCGCGCTGCACAACGGCGTGCCGGTGGCGCTGGAGACCAAGCTGACGGCGGCGAGCACCTTCCTCGCCCTGCCCTCGATGTTCAACCGCGGCGAGCGCGGCCGGCGCCTGCTCGACGAGGTGCTCAAGCACCCGGCCTATGCCGGCACGCCGGCCGGCTTCCAGGAGACCGCGCGCAAGCTCACAGCGAAGGCCGCATCGTGAGCAGCGGCCCTTGCAAGGACGGGCAGCCGCCGGCCATCGAACTGCGCAGTGTTCACAAGACCTACCGGCTGGGCGCGCACACCGTGCCCGCGCTGCAGGGCGTAGACCTGCGCGTCGAACGGGGCGAGCTGGTCGCGCTGACCGGCCCCTCGGGCAGCGGCAAGAGCACCATACTGAACATCGCCGGGCTGATCGACCACGCCGACGCGGGCGAAGTGCTGCTGCAGGGCAGGCGTGTACACGATGCCGACGCGCACAGCGCCACCCTGCTGCGCCGCGACGCGATCGGCTTCATCTTCCAGGGCTTCAACCTGGTGCCGGTGATGACGGTGGCCGACAACGTCGACTACCCGCTCTTCCTGGCCGGCGTGCCGCTGCGCGAGCGGCGTGAGCGGGTGGCCGACATGCTGGCCGCGGTGGGCCTGGCCGAACACGCCGCCCACCGCCCGGACGCCCTGTCAGGCGGGCAGCGCCAACGCGTGGCCATTGCGCGGGCGCTGGTCAAGCGCCCCAGTCTGGTGATCGCCGACGAGCCCACCGCCAGCCTGGACAGCCACACCGCCGACCAGGTGCTCGACCTGATGCGCGCGCTCGGCCATGCCGAGGGCGCTGCCTTCCTGATCGCCACGCACGACGCCCGCCTGACCGACCGCTGCGACCGGATCATCGGCCTGCTGGACGGGCAGATCCAGGCCGCTGTGGCCCCCCTTCGACCTGCCCTGCGGAGCCCGGCATGAACGCACCTTTCCGTGAAGCCCTCGCCTGGCTGCGCTTTGCCGGGCTGAACACCCTGCGCAACCGGCGCCGCTCGCTGGTGACGGTGTCGATCGCGGCGCTGGGCACCGCGGCCATCCTGCTGGCGGGTGGGTTTGCCCTCTACACCTACCAGGGCCTGGCGCAGATGTCGGCCCGCAGCACCGGCCACCTCATCCTCGCGAGGCCGGCCCAGTTCCAGCGCGACGAGGACGTGCCGCTGCAGCACGGCCTGGACGATGCGGCCGCGCTCACCCGCACGCTGCTGGCCGACGAGCACGTACGCCAGGTGCTGCCGCGGGTGGAGTTCAGCGGCCTGATCAGCAACGGCGACAAGTCCACCGTGATGATGGCCGTCGGGATCGATGCGGACGCCGAGTTCGCCGTCAAGGGGCCCTTCGTGACGGTGCAGTCCGGCCGGGTCCTGGCGACCGCCCGGGACGGGCGTCCCACCTTGGCGGTGATGCTCGGCACCGGGCTGGCGCGCAGCCTGAAGGCCCAGCCGGGCAGCTCGCTCACGCTGCTGGCCAGCACCACCGAGGGCGCACTCAATGCGCTGGACGTGAGCGTCAGCGGCGTCATCTCCACTGGCGTGCCGGAGCTGGACCAGCGGCTGGTCTACACCGACGTGGCCACGGCGCAGAAGCTGCTGGTGACGCAGCGCGTCTCCAGCCTGGGCATCTTCCTCGACCGCATGGACGCCACCGACCCGGCCCGCGAACGGCTGGCCGCCGGCCTGCACGGCCTGGAGCTCCAGACCTGGGTGCAGCAGGCGGCCTTCTACCGCAGCGTGAAGGAGCTCTACAACCGCATCTTCGGCGCGCTGGGGCTGATCATCGGCGTGATCGTGGTCTTCGTGGTCACCAACGCGATGGCCATGGCGATCATCGAGCGCACCCGCGAGATCGGCACCTTGCGTGCGCTGGGCACCCTCCCAGGCCAGATGCTGCAGACGCTGGCGCTCGAAGGCATGGTGCTGGGCGGCGCCGGGGCGCTGATCGGCGCGCTGGTGGCGCTGGGCGTGTCGGTGATGTTGCTGATCGTCCCGGTCGAGATGCCCCCGCCGCCCGGGCGCAGCAGCGGCTACCCGCTGCAGATCGCCATCGATCCGGCGCTCTACGCGGGCACCCTGGTCGCGATGGTCCTGCTGGCGACGCTGGCCTCGGCCTGGGTGGCGCGGCGCACGGTGCGCACGCCGGTAGTCGAGGCGCTGGCCCATGTCTGAAAAGCCCCGCAGCACCGGCCCCCTCACCCCCGCCCTCTCCCGCATGGGGAGAGGGAGAAACCCCACGGAGTTCCGCATGACATCGCGCCCTGTCTTTCGCGCCCTCGGCCTCGCCGCGGCGCTGGGTCTGCTCGGTCTGGTCGGCGTGGTCAGCCCGGCCCGGGCCGCCGACGACATCGCCACCCTGCTGGTCGATGCCGACCGCTACCGCACCGGCAGCGAGCACCTGGTCGTCGAGACCCAGGTCAGCGTCTTCGGCCGCGACGGCAGCCTGGACAAGGAGCGCCGCTACACCGTCTACGCCCAGGGCGGCCACCGCTCGCTGGTGCTGATGCGCTCGCCCGCCGAGGCGGGCCAGAAGGTGCTGATGCTGGGCGACGACTTCTGGCTGCTGATGCCCGGCAGCCAGCGGCCGATGCGCATCACGCCCAGCCAGAAGCTGCTCGGCGACGCCTCCACCGGCGACATCGCCACACTGCGCTGGGCCGAGGACTACAGCGGCACCCTGGTCGGCGAGGAGCGCTGCGAACCTGTGTCGCCCGTTGCGGGTGTGGGTGCGGGTGCGGCCCAGCCCTGCCTGCACCTCAGTCTGCAGGCCGCTCGCAAGGGCGTGACCTATCAGCGCATCGAGCTGTGGATCGGAAAGCGCCACCACGAGCCGCTGCGCGCCGAGCTCTACGTGCAGTCCGACAAGCTGGCCAAGCAGGCCCGCTTCATCACCGACCGGCCCGCCAACCCGCGCCAGGTCGAGGAGATGGTGCTGCTCGACCAGCTCGCCAGCCACAAGGAGACCCGGGTGAAGTACCTCAGCCGTGCGCCGAAGACGGTGCCAGAGGCCTGGCTGAACCCGATGTTCCTGGCCCGCAACCCGTCACTGGAGTGATGGCCATGGCCCTGCACGCCCTGCCGGTTGCCGCACTGGCCCTGGCCGGCACGGCTGCCTTTGCCCAGGCATCGCAGCCCGCACCGGAACCCATGCCGACGCCCTCGCCGTGGACCTTCGACACCGAGCTGCGCGCCTTGCGCACCTGGCGCGGAGGCAACACGGCGGGCCCCCTCGCCGAGGCGCTGCGGCTACAGCCCGGGCTGACCGCCGCGCCCGCGTCCAGCAGCGGCCTCGAACTGCACAGCCGCGCGCGCTGGCGCGGCCTGTCGGCCGACGCGCTGCTGGCACACGAGCACACGGACGGCGGCCCCGGCGAATCGACCGCCCGCTTCAACGAGCTGGAGTGGTCCTGCGAGGCGGCCGGCTGGGCCTGGAATGTTGGCAAGAAGATCGTCGGCTGGGACGTCGGCCAGGGCTTTCGCCCCAACGACGTGGTGCAGCAGGAGCAGCGCCGCAGCCTGCTGGCGAGCACGCCGGAAGGCCGGCCACTGCTGCAGGCCGAGCGCTTCGGCGCCGACGACGCGCTCAGCCTGGTCTGGGTCAACCCGCACCGCCTGAACGCAGCGCTGGAGCAGCAGCGCCGCGCGGAGGAATCGGCCCTCGCCGCGCGCTGGTACCGCCGCGATGGCGCGCTGGACTGGCACGGCACGGCGCGCCTGGGGCGGCGCACCGGCGCCAGCCTGGGCGTGGCGTTCGCCTGGGTGGCGGGTGACGAGGTGGAGCTGCATGCGTCGGCCCGCAGGCTGCAGCGCCACTACGGCTGGGCCCTGGCCGACGGTACCGGCGGCGCTCCGGTGGCCGCCAACCCCTGGCAGCTCGGCACGCAGGGCGCTGCCTCGCAGTGGCTGCTCGGCGCCAGCTGGACCGGCGCCCGCCAGATCAGCCTGCTGGCCGAGGCCTGGCACGACGGCAGCGCCCCCAGCCGCCGCCAGTGGCGCGACTGGCAGGCCCGCAACACCGCGCTGGCTTCTGTTGGCACGCAGCTGGGCCTGCCCGACGGGCTGCGCATCGCCACGGCCGGCAACCTGGCCTGGCAGACCACCCCGTTCGACGGCGCCAGCCTGCAGCGCGACAACCTCTACATCCGGCTGGCCTGGCAGCCCGAGGGCTGGCAGGCGTCATTGGACGGGCTCTACCACCCCGCCGACCACGGCCGCGTCGTCACCGCCGGCCTGCAGTGGCAGGGCGACCGCTGGCGCCTCAACGCCGCCTGGCGGCACGTCGGCGGGCCGGCCACCAGCGTGCTGGCCCAACTGCCCACCCGCACTCAGGCCGTTCTGGCCGCCACCCGGTCGTTCTGACGCTGGCGTCCTGATGCAGCCTGCAGCGCACAATCGATCGCCGATGCCCACACGCCCCCCCCTCCAACCCCAGGACGCCCTCTGCGGCGGCCAGGCCGACACCTGGCGGCAGGTGTTCCTGCGCGAGCTGCGCATCGGCATCCCGCTGTGCCTGGGCGTCGCGCTCTTTCTCACCGCCGTCTTCCACGACCCCTTCCACCTCAACCTGGTCTACTCGCTGTGCATCGGCCTGACGATCCAGGCGCTGATCGAAGCCGGGCGCTACGCCCTGGCCGCATGGATGGCCCGGCGCCGGCCGAACGACCCGGCGGCGCAGCGCCCCTGGCCCGGCTGGGGGCTGATGGGGCCCTGGATCCTGGTGAGCGTGGTGCTGGGCTACCTCGCCGGCGCCACGCTGGCCGGTGCGCTCACCGACACCCGCCACCTGCACAGCCTCATGGAAGGGGACCTGCGCTACCTGGCCGTCATCTCGGTGGTGGTGCTGGTGGTGTCGGCTGGCACCACCTGGGTGTTCTACAGCCGCGCCCAGCTCGCCGCCACGGAGGCAGCCGCCCAGGCGGCGCAGCGCAGCGCCGCCGAGACGCAGCTCATGCTGCTGCAGTCGCAACTCGAACCGCACATGCTGTTCAACACGCTGGCCAACCTGCGCGTGCTGATCGGGCTCGACCCGGTCCAGGCACAGGCCATGCTGGACCACCTGATCGCCTTCCTGCGCGCCACGCTCAGCGCCTCCCGGGCGGCCCGGCACCCGCTGGCCGCGGAGTTCGAACGCGTGGCCGACTACCTGGCGCTGATGCGGGTGCGCATGGGCGAGCGCCTGGAGGTCGAGCTCGACCTGCCCGACGACCTGCGCACCCTGCCGGTGCCGCCGCTGCTGCTGCAGCCGCTGGTGGAAAACGCCATCCTGCACGGCCTGGAGCCGCAGGTGGCGGGCGGGCGCATCACGCTGCGCGCCAGGCGCGAAGGCGCCGTTCTGCTCTTGACGGTGCACGACAGCGGCGTCGGCCTGGACCCCACGCGGCCGAGCCGCGGCACCGGCTTCGGCCTCGCCCAGGTGCGCGAGCGCCTGGCCACGCTCCATGGCGCGCAGGCCAGCCTGACGCTGGAGCCTGCCGCGGGTGGTGGCACCCTCGCCACGCTGACCTTGCCGATCACGACATGACCACGTTCCCTTCCGCACCCACGGCGCTGATCGCCGAGGACGAGCCGCTGCTGGCTGCGCACCTGCGCCGGGAGCTGGGCCGCCTGTGGCCCGAGCTGCAGGTCGTCGCCCAGGTGGGTGATGGCGAGTCGGCGCTGCGGCAGGCGCTGACGCTGCGGCCGCAGGTGTGCTTCCTGGACATCCGCATGCCGGGCCTCAGCGGCCTCGAAGCTGCCGAGGCGCTGGCCGAGGACTGGCCGGACGATGTGGCCGCGTTCCCGCTGCTGGTCTTCGTCACCGCCTACGACCAGTACGCGGTGCAGGCCTTCGAGCGGCAGGCGGTGGACTACCTGCTCAAGCCCGTGGCCGCCCCGCGGCTGGCGGATTGCGTGCTGCGGCTGAAAACCCGCCTGGCCCTCGGCGCACCCTCGGCCCAGGCCAGCCCCGCGGCGGCGGCGGCTGCCGCCCCCGCCAGCGGGGCCGAAGAGCTCGCGCGGGCGGTCGAACAGCTGCGCGCCCTGGCCGCCAGCCTGGCCCTGCCCGGTTCGGCAACACCATCGGCCCCGCCACGGCGGCTGGAAGTCATCCAGGCGCAGGTGGGCCACACCGTGCACCTGGTGCCGATCGACGAGGTGATCTACTTCGAGGCGGCCGACAAGTACGTGCGCGTGGTCACTGCCGAGCGTGAGCACCTGATCCGCACCGCCATGCGCGAGCTGCTGCCGCAACTCGATGCCCAGCGCTTCTGGCAGGTGCACCGCGGCACCGTGGTGCAGGTGCGGTGGATCGAGCGGGCGGTACGCGACGAGGCCGGGCGCATCTCGCTGAGCCTGCGTGGCCGGCCGCAGGCGCTGAGCGTCAGCCGCCTGTACGCGCACCTATTCAAGGGCATGTGAACGGGGACGGGGACGTGGACGCTCAGATCCGCCGACGTTCCTGCAGCGCCCGCTGCAGGTCGACCAGCTCCTCCAGCACCTCCATCGCAAAGCCGCGACGCCCGGGCCGGCTGCTGATCAGCAGCTCATCCATGTAGGCGGCCAGCGCCGCCGGCCGGTCCCACACCCGCGCCAGCTTGTTGACGATGTGGGGGTGGCGCCGGGCGGTGATCACCGGGCGCACCGTGACGGGAAGCGTCTTCAGCCAGCGATCGCCGTCCGGAGTGAGCCGCTCCCCGGCCAGGGGGGGCGCGTGCGTGCCGTGGAACCCATGCGACGCCTCGGCGCCTCTGCGATCCTGCATGACACTGCTCCTCTCGTTCGGCACGTCATCGAGGCCGGCCACCTCCGTGCGTGCAAACGCTCGCTCGTCGGAAGAAACCGGTTTGCCGTCCATCGTGACTCCTGAGCCTTCAAATTGCAAAATCATTGTGCCCTGC
The Sphaerotilus microaerophilus DNA segment above includes these coding regions:
- a CDS encoding sensor histidine kinase; protein product: MPTRPPLQPQDALCGGQADTWRQVFLRELRIGIPLCLGVALFLTAVFHDPFHLNLVYSLCIGLTIQALIEAGRYALAAWMARRRPNDPAAQRPWPGWGLMGPWILVSVVLGYLAGATLAGALTDTRHLHSLMEGDLRYLAVISVVVLVVSAGTTWVFYSRAQLAATEAAAQAAQRSAAETQLMLLQSQLEPHMLFNTLANLRVLIGLDPVQAQAMLDHLIAFLRATLSASRAARHPLAAEFERVADYLALMRVRMGERLEVELDLPDDLRTLPVPPLLLQPLVENAILHGLEPQVAGGRITLRARREGAVLLLTVHDSGVGLDPTRPSRGTGFGLAQVRERLATLHGAQASLTLEPAAGGGTLATLTLPITT
- a CDS encoding LytR/AlgR family response regulator transcription factor, yielding MTTFPSAPTALIAEDEPLLAAHLRRELGRLWPELQVVAQVGDGESALRQALTLRPQVCFLDIRMPGLSGLEAAEALAEDWPDDVAAFPLLVFVTAYDQYAVQAFERQAVDYLLKPVAAPRLADCVLRLKTRLALGAPSAQASPAAAAAAAPASGAEELARAVEQLRALAASLALPGSATPSAPPRRLEVIQAQVGHTVHLVPIDEVIYFEAADKYVRVVTAEREHLIRTAMRELLPQLDAQRFWQVHRGTVVQVRWIERAVRDEAGRISLSLRGRPQALSVSRLYAHLFKGM
- a CDS encoding ABC transporter ATP-binding protein, whose protein sequence is MSSGPCKDGQPPAIELRSVHKTYRLGAHTVPALQGVDLRVERGELVALTGPSGSGKSTILNIAGLIDHADAGEVLLQGRRVHDADAHSATLLRRDAIGFIFQGFNLVPVMTVADNVDYPLFLAGVPLRERRERVADMLAAVGLAEHAAHRPDALSGGQRQRVAIARALVKRPSLVIADEPTASLDSHTADQVLDLMRALGHAEGAAFLIATHDARLTDRCDRIIGLLDGQIQAAVAPLRPALRSPA
- a CDS encoding 1-acyl-sn-glycerol-3-phosphate acyltransferase; protein product: MAHKTTDPAALFFPGRSWAGQLLRLFGWRIEFSGLPGRQGVIAVYPHTSNWDFPVGLLAKWALGLPVRFWAKDSLFRTPLLGPFMRWVGGIAVDRSAAHGLVGSTVQQMQAARQQGEWFWLALAPEGTRRPVPGWRSGFYRVALGAQVPLGVASLDYGRRVVRLTDFLTLSGDEAQDLTRIAACLEGVRGFNPAAAGPVRLV
- the purD gene encoding phosphoribosylamine--glycine ligase; translated protein: MRVLVIGSGGREHALAWKLAQSPRVTKLYVAPGNGGTALDARMVNVAITDPVALAEFALAEKIGLTVVGPEAPLSAGVVDVFRDRGLRIFGPTRAAAQLESSKAFAKDFMQRHRIPTAAYETFTDVAAAHAYVDRMGAPIVIKADGLAAGKGVVVAMSLDEAHQAVDWMLASDGDNRLGVQHNAGADGQAVPRVVIEEFLQGEEASFIVMVDGRHILALATSQDHKRLGDGDTGPNTGGMGAYSPAPVVTPNVHAKVMQDIIRPTVEGMARDGIPFTGFLYAGLMIDPKGQVRTLEFNTRMGDPETQPIMMRLKSDLFEVLLKATDGTLDQVELDWDRRVALGVVLAAAGYPLDPRKGDVIRGLPAASDDCVVFHAGTVPAGGNTVTSGGRVLCVTALGDSVRTAQQRAYQVLQGVQFDGMQYRRDIGHRAIKR
- a CDS encoding ABC transporter permease, producing the protein MNAPFREALAWLRFAGLNTLRNRRRSLVTVSIAALGTAAILLAGGFALYTYQGLAQMSARSTGHLILARPAQFQRDEDVPLQHGLDDAAALTRTLLADEHVRQVLPRVEFSGLISNGDKSTVMMAVGIDADAEFAVKGPFVTVQSGRVLATARDGRPTLAVMLGTGLARSLKAQPGSSLTLLASTTEGALNALDVSVSGVISTGVPELDQRLVYTDVATAQKLLVTQRVSSLGIFLDRMDATDPARERLAAGLHGLELQTWVQQAAFYRSVKELYNRIFGALGLIIGVIVVFVVTNAMAMAIIERTREIGTLRALGTLPGQMLQTLALEGMVLGGAGALIGALVALGVSVMLLIVPVEMPPPPGRSSGYPLQIAIDPALYAGTLVAMVLLATLASAWVARRTVRTPVVEALAHV
- a CDS encoding outer membrane lipoprotein-sorting protein; amino-acid sequence: MTSRPVFRALGLAAALGLLGLVGVVSPARAADDIATLLVDADRYRTGSEHLVVETQVSVFGRDGSLDKERRYTVYAQGGHRSLVLMRSPAEAGQKVLMLGDDFWLLMPGSQRPMRITPSQKLLGDASTGDIATLRWAEDYSGTLVGEERCEPVSPVAGVGAGAAQPCLHLSLQAARKGVTYQRIELWIGKRHHEPLRAELYVQSDKLAKQARFITDRPANPRQVEEMVLLDQLASHKETRVKYLSRAPKTVPEAWLNPMFLARNPSLE
- a CDS encoding helicase HerA-like domain-containing protein is translated as MAEPILLARHGDVECHLLPALANRHGLITGATGTGKTFTLQKLAESFSRLGIPVFMADVKGDLTGITQKGNLGPKLAKALAERGLEEPDWSACPATLWDVFGEQGHPVRATVSDMGPLLLARMLNLNETQQGVLSLVFKIADDNGLALLDLKDLRAMLQYAADNASEFQTEYGNISAASVGAIQRGLLQIEEQGGDRFFGEPMLDITDFMQTVDGHGVINILSADKLMNAPRLYATFLLWMLSELFESLPEVGDLDKPKLVFFFDEAHLLFKDAPAALTERIELVVRLVRSKGVGVYFVTQNPLDIPDTVLGQLGNRVQHALRAFTPRDQKAVKAAAETMRANPGLAIATVITELGVGEALVSLLDEKGRPGVTQRVYVLPPGSQIGPIDAAQRRALIEGSLVAGVYEKTVDRESAYEKLKGRAVQSADVGNDLREQASQATVSGASAAAEEAGGGGMGSVIMGGLSDLLFGSTGPRGGRRDGVAQVVVKSAVRTVGSAVGREIVRGVLGGLLGGSRRR
- a CDS encoding YebC/PmpR family DNA-binding transcriptional regulator, whose amino-acid sequence is MAGHSKWANIQHRKGRQDEKRGKVWTRIIREITVAARQGGADVSANPRLRLAIDKAKAANMPADRIKYNVDKASGNLEGINYEEIRYEGYGIGGAAIIVDTMTDNRVRTVAEVRHAFSKYGGNLGTEGSVAFQFKHCGQIVFAPGTSEDKVMEVALEAGAEDVVTDDDGAIEVLTAPADFEAVKDALEAAGLKADLAEVTMRAENPIDLAGDDAARMQKLLDVLEDLDDVQAVFHNAVIEQ